The following proteins are encoded in a genomic region of Danio rerio strain Tuebingen ecotype United States chromosome 16, GRCz12tu, whole genome shotgun sequence:
- the siglec15l gene encoding sialic acid binding Ig-like lectin 15, like precursor (The RefSeq protein has 6 substitutions compared to this genomic sequence) has product MQGFVFGFLTFICCLKGLTCSDWTINGQPKVNGSLGQNVILPCSFTHPKQDTYTGNIIVLWMQENRKEPVFQCIMSNKTNSQDGNCTLKPSKRFWLHGNPRKRDISLAITNLQLSDAAKYACRLMLDYDKVQRATELIVNAPARILILSQYLELTSHALLVKCIAQGNPVPDVKWTLSSGQNASATTERHKYMVMSSVQFSEQDVFTCQAVNSLGRAQKTFPPDPRSCFAPLAATGVLAVVLVLGLLLFIWDVIRKRQSEQGAMEHYLGAQQAKSSIYEANEMVYANVRTLPPDASAQGKMYSTWPPSEEARAEVNPRFQSQRRATSKVRPTTAATTPTAPVESERY; this is encoded by the exons ATGCAAGGCTTTGTGTTTGGTTTTCTTACTTTTATTTGTTGCCTCAAAg GCCTAACATGTTCAGACTGGACCATAAATGGTCAAACTAAAGTTAACGGCTCACTGGGACAGAATGTGATTCTTCCCTGCTCCTTCACACACCCTAAACAAGACACCTACACCGGCAACATCATTGTCATGTGGATGCAGGAAAACAGAAAGGAGCCTGTTTTTCAGTGTATTATGTCCAACAAAACCGACAGTCAAGACGGTAACTGCTCTCTTAAACCATCAAAGCGATTCTGGCTTCACGGTAACCCCAGGAAAAGAGACATTTCTTTGGCTATCACTAATTTACAGTTGTCCGATGCTGCAAAGTATGCCTGTAGGTTGATGCTGGATTATGATAAAGTTCAGCGCGCCACAGAGCTTATTGTCAACG CTCCAGCACGAATCCTCATCTTATCTCAGTATTTGGAGCTCACGTCTCACGCATTGCTGGTGAAGTGCATTGCCCAAGGAAATCCAGTGCCGGATGTAAAATGGACCCTATCTTCTGGGCAAAATGCTTCAGCCACAACTGAACGCCACAAGTACATGGTCATGAGCTCAGTTCAGTTCTCCGAGCAGGACGTCTTCACTTGTCAAGCTGTGAACTCACTGGGTCGAGCTCAAAAAACATTTCCACCAGATCCTCGCAGTTGTTTTGCTCCTTTGGCGGCGACTGGTGTTCTGGCGGTTGTGCTGGTGCTTGGGCTTCTGCTCTTCATTTGGGATGTGATACGAAAAA GACAAAGTGAACAAGGAGCCATGGAACA ttatttaggtGCACAGCAGGCTAAAAGCTCTATCTATGAAGCTAATGAGATGGTGTATGCCAATGTCAGGACTTTACCACCTG ATGCTTCGGCACAAGGCAAAATGTACTCAACATGGCCGCCATCAGAAGAAGCAAAGGCGGAGGTGAATCCCAGATTTCAGAGCCAAAGAAGGGCCACCAGCAAGGTTCGTCCCGCGACAGCTGCGACAACCCCGACAGCACCGGTGGAAAGTGAAAG
- the siglec15l gene encoding sialic acid binding Ig-like lectin 15, like isoform X1: protein MWMQENRKEPVFQCIMSNKTDSQDGNCSLKPSKRFWLHGNPRKRDISLAITNLQLSDAAKYACRLMLDYDKVQRATELIVNAPARILILSQYLELTSHALLVKCIAQGNPVPDVKWTLSSGQNASATTERHKYMVMSSVQFSEQDVFTCQAVNSLGRAQKTFPPDPRSCFAPLAATGVLAVVLVLGLLLFIWDVIRKRQSEQGAMEHYLGAQQAKSSIYEANEMVYANVRTLPPDASAQGKMYSTWPPSEEAKAEVNPRFQSQRRATSKVRPATAATTPTAPVESERY, encoded by the exons ATGTGGATGCAGGAAAACAGAAAGGAGCCTGTTTTTCAGTGTATTATGTCCAACAAAACCGACAGTCAAGACGGTAACTGCTCTCTTAAACCATCAAAGCGATTCTGGCTTCACGGTAACCCCAGGAAAAGAGACATTTCTTTGGCTATCACTAATTTACAGTTGTCCGATGCTGCAAAGTATGCCTGTAGGTTGATGCTGGATTATGATAAAGTTCAGCGCGCCACAGAGCTTATTGTCAACG CTCCAGCACGAATCCTCATCTTATCTCAGTATTTGGAGCTCACGTCTCACGCATTGCTGGTGAAGTGCATTGCCCAAGGAAATCCAGTGCCGGATGTAAAATGGACCCTATCTTCTGGGCAAAATGCTTCAGCCACAACTGAACGCCACAAGTACATGGTCATGAGCTCAGTTCAGTTCTCCGAGCAGGACGTCTTCACTTGTCAAGCTGTGAACTCACTGGGTCGAGCTCAAAAAACATTTCCACCAGATCCTCGCAGTTGTTTTGCTCCTTTGGCGGCGACTGGTGTTCTGGCGGTTGTGCTGGTGCTTGGGCTTCTGCTCTTCATTTGGGATGTGATACGAAAAA GACAAAGTGAACAAGGAGCCATGGAACA ttatttaggtGCACAGCAGGCTAAAAGCTCTATCTATGAAGCTAATGAGATGGTGTATGCCAATGTCAGGACTTTACCACCTG ATGCTTCGGCACAAGGCAAAATGTACTCAACATGGCCGCCATCAGAAGAAGCAAAGGCGGAGGTGAATCCCAGATTTCAGAGCCAAAGAAGGGCCACCAGCAAGGTTCGTCCCGCGACAGCTGCGACAACCCCGACAGCACCGGTGGAAAGTGAAAG
- the si:dkey-11p23.7 gene encoding V-set and Ig domain-containing protein isoform X2: MLQVDFSSLFIPYQKFRRSAMNLHPFSKTLGLLMVLHSAAVAKDDDGWLMKAPAEVRGIEGYPVVLPCSFTHPHHTHPSSMYVSWTLGHGRAAVLLFRCSSLNNSQLCQSKPNQDQRYRLEGNHRNHDISLRVNSLTLKDSGRYYCRVELPGHQHTSFENTLGTRLRVEAAPRILSLSAEGSEISGFKAVCEVQGSPLPDVQWIAPNGVLDGDAAFPLSQDTAGQYRASSQLLDVQPGGQYICAASNSLGKDQATLYLLCPSPEKLSARSSFSLVVLLLALALATKLILALGVGAWLLKKTFSGAEH, encoded by the exons ATGTTGCAAGTAGATTTTTCTTCTCTATTCATACCGTATCAGAAATTCAGAAGATCTGCAATGAACCTGCATCCCTTCAGTAAAACTCTGGGTCTGCTGATGGTCCTTCACTCTGCAG ctgtggccaAAGATGATGATGGCTGGTTAATGAAGGCTCCCGCTGAGGTGCGGGGGATAGAGGGTTACCCGGTGGTGCTGCCCTGCTCCTTCACCCACCCGCACCACACTCATCCCTCCTCCATGTATGTGTCCTGGACTCTGGGTCACGGTCGGGCCGCGGTGCTGCTGTTCCGCTGCTCGAGCCTCAACAACAGCCAGCTGTGCCAGTCAAAACCCAACCAGGACCAGCGCTACCGCCTGGAAGGAAACCACCGAAACCATGACATCTCACTGCGGGTCAACAGCCTGACCCTTAAGGACAGCGGCCGCTATTACTGCCGTGTGGAGCTGCCAGGACACCAGCATACAAGCTTCGAGAACACACTAGGAACCCGTCTACGAGTggagg CTGCACCACGAATCCTGAGTTTGTCAGCTGAGGGGAGCGAAATATCTGGCTTTAAAGCAGTGTGTGAGGTTCAGGGTTCCCCCCTTCCTGATGTTCAATGGATTGCACCAAATGGAGTTCTGGATGGAGACGCTGCATTCCCACTTTCTCAAGACACTGCAGGACAATACCGTGCTTCAAGTCAACTGCTGGACGTCCAGCCAGGAGGTCAGTACATCTGTGCGGCTTCAAACTCTCTGGGGAAAGATCAAGCCACACTCTACCTTCTGTGCCCGAGCCCTGAGAAGTTAAGCGCAAGGAGCTCATTCTCTCTTGTGGTGCTGCTTCTTGCTCTGGCACTCGCTACCAAACTGATTTTGGCTCTGGGTGTGGGAGCTTGGCTGCTCAAAAAGACGTTTAGTGGAGCAGAGCACTAA
- the si:dkey-11p23.7 gene encoding V-set and Ig domain-containing protein precursor yields MNLHPFSKTLGLLMVLHSAAVAKDDDGWLMKAPAEVRGIEGYPVVLPCSFTHPHHTHPSSMYVSWTLGHGRAAVLLFRCSSLNNSQLCQSKPNQDQRYRLEGNHRNHDISLRVNSLTLKDSGRYYCRVELPGHQHTSFENTLGTRLRVEAAPRILSLSAEGSEISGFKAVCEVQGSPLPDVQWIAPNGVLDGDAAFPLSQDTAGQYRASSQLLDVQPGGQYICAASNSLGKDQATLYLLCPSPEKLSARSSFSLVVLLLALALATKLILALGVGAWLLKKTFSGAEH; encoded by the exons ATGAACCTGCATCCCTTCAGTAAAACTCTGGGTCTGCTGATGGTCCTTCACTCTGCAG ctgtggccaAAGATGATGATGGCTGGTTAATGAAGGCTCCCGCTGAGGTGCGGGGGATAGAGGGTTACCCGGTGGTGCTGCCCTGCTCCTTCACCCACCCGCACCACACTCATCCCTCCTCCATGTATGTGTCCTGGACTCTGGGTCACGGTCGGGCCGCGGTGCTGCTGTTCCGCTGCTCGAGCCTCAACAACAGCCAGCTGTGCCAGTCAAAACCCAACCAGGACCAGCGCTACCGCCTGGAAGGAAACCACCGAAACCATGACATCTCACTGCGGGTCAACAGCCTGACCCTTAAGGACAGCGGCCGCTATTACTGCCGTGTGGAGCTGCCAGGACACCAGCATACAAGCTTCGAGAACACACTAGGAACCCGTCTACGAGTggagg CTGCACCACGAATCCTGAGTTTGTCAGCTGAGGGGAGCGAAATATCTGGCTTTAAAGCAGTGTGTGAGGTTCAGGGTTCCCCCCTTCCTGATGTTCAATGGATTGCACCAAATGGAGTTCTGGATGGAGACGCTGCATTCCCACTTTCTCAAGACACTGCAGGACAATACCGTGCTTCAAGTCAACTGCTGGACGTCCAGCCAGGAGGTCAGTACATCTGTGCGGCTTCAAACTCTCTGGGGAAAGATCAAGCCACACTCTACCTTCTGTGCCCGAGCCCTGAGAAGTTAAGCGCAAGGAGCTCATTCTCTCTTGTGGTGCTGCTTCTTGCTCTGGCACTCGCTACCAAACTGATTTTGGCTCTGGGTGTGGGAGCTTGGCTGCTCAAAAAGACGTTTAGTGGAGCAGAGCACTAA
- the LOC100333000 gene encoding uncharacterized protein, which yields MLAVLLTALMFSQGLSMDSRGTSFITAFPENVAFYFQKTYNLLKITTLHPNTAVSVIEMASGNITNSAAGNNGTILTLNFSKDAEEYQFAFSNKSIRITSDKNITVLSMSGWEGRFQSRVVQPDQNLRTVYQIPALNYTKIAASFNLSVASNVTFLNFRLMIINAVDGDNSVTIKYGDGSGQSQDTIALGPFELFQMQINGSEGEITATDEVAVILTHPCLDTVNCSCNMVVNQLKPQVSDRKVARFPVPSIFGVKQLFVTTNQAFKVCQGVFNDANSIQVQKSVDILPLFPNFLSSALLISTNIGVSLRLISPGLILDLMPTSMFSGCFLVDFNSSRSGALVIANTSSTTGVKMNDQPLNVIWYPLNGTEYSWALVEAQVIGTIWHPNTKIGVYMTQRLDSNIIYGSQAVALNMDLDQNGCLLTPEIFVLGQDSMNWSMSLQYCSDKYDQLATLNAKSAQDKMVLNMSLIQPTLGWIGLRRSLFTTEWYWSNNVNVNFTFWELGQPDKPEKGLCASVALDPSKKFTWQSARCCSENKPVCYSGQKYFIYSRTTKQMLS from the exons ATGTTGGCTGTTCTGTTGACCGCTTTAATGTTTAGTCAAG GGCTTTCAATGGACAGCCGTGGGACGAGTTTCATCACAGCATTCCCCGAGAACGTTGCCTTTTATTTTCAAAAGACCTATAACCTATTGAAAATCACCACCCTTCACCCAAACACGGCTGTCAGTGTCATTGAAATGGCGAGTGGCAACATCACCAATTCAGCCGCTGGCAACAACGGAACCATTTTGACTTTGAATTTCTCAAAGGATGCTGAAGAATACCAGTTTGCATTCTCCAATAAGTCTATTCGAATCACCAGCGATAAAAACATCACAGTGCTTTCTATGAGTGGATGGGAGGGTCGATTTCAGTCCCGTGTTGTTCAGCCTGATCAAAACCTCAGAACGGTGTATCAGATCCCTGCTCTAAACTACACCAAGATTGCTGCATCCTTTAACCTTTCAGTGGCATCAAATGTCACGTTTCTCAATTTTAGGCTGATGATTATCAATGCAGTGGACGGAGACAACAGCGTCACCATTAAATATGGAGACGGAAGTGGACAAAGCCAAGATACCATAGCACTTGGCCCTTTTGAACTCTTCCAGATGCAGATTAATGGGTCGGAGGGAGAAATAACTGCGACGGATGAAGTGGCTGTGATTCTGACCCATCCCTGCTTGGATACTGTTAACTGCTCATGCAACATGGTGGTGAACCAGCTCAAACCCCAAGTATCTGATAGAAAGGTTGCCAGATTCCCTGTGCCATCTATTTTTGGTGTCAAGCAGCTGTTTGTGACAACAAATCAAGCCTTCAAAGTCTGTCAGGGTGTATTTAATGATGCAAATAGTATTCAAGTCCAAAAGTCTGTAGACATCTTGCCCCTCTTTCCAAATTTCCTGAGCTCGGCCTTGCTTATTTCTACCAACATTGGTGTTTCCCTCCGACTGATCAGTCCAGGACTCATTCTTGACCTCATGCCGACAAGCATGTTTTCTGGCTGCTTTCTGGTAGACTTCAACTCTTCACGCTCTGGAGCTTTGGTGATTGCTAATACATCCAGCACTACTGGGGTGAAAATGAACgatcagcctttaaatgtcatatgGTACCCTTTGAATGGCACCGAGTACTCTTGGGCTTTGGTGGAGGCACAAGTCATTGGAACCATCTGGCATCCGAATACAAAGATTGGTGTATATATGACACAACGCTTGGATTCCAACATCATCTATGGCAGCCAAGCAGTAGCTTTAAATATGGACTTAG ATCAGAATGGCTGTCTGCTGACTCCGGAGATATTTGTGCTTGGTCAGGACAGCATGAACTGGTCCATGTCCCTTCAGTACTGCTCAGATAAGTATGACCAGCTCGCCACACTCAATGCTAAATCTGCACAGGATAAGATGGTCTTGAACATGTCACTGATACAACCCACGTTGGGCTGGATTGGTCTACGCCGCAGCCTGTTCACGACTGAGTGGTACTGGAGCAACAATGTGAATGTGAACTTCACTTTCTGGGAGCTCGGACAGCCTGATAAACCAGAGAAAGGCTTGTGCGCTTCGGTTGCGCTGGACCCTAGCAAGAAGTTCACATGGCAGAGTGCACGCTGCTGCTCTGAAAATAAACCCGTGTGCTATAGTGgccaaaaatatttcatttacagtCGTACtacaaaacaaatgttgtcttAA